From one Haloferax marinisediminis genomic stretch:
- a CDS encoding flavodoxin domain-containing protein, which translates to MATILTVFGTGEGQTTKIADSITEEFRGRGHEATTVNVAEIDPELGLDEFDAVLIGASVHYGRQQKSVKKWVKTNRDVLVRKPNGFFQVSGASGAKNNEGHAEATGYVDKFIDATNWRPDRVALFGGALRFSEYGFLKRALLKFIVRNQEFETDESGDAELTDWESVVSFAGEFAVFVEERLSEAVEAD; encoded by the coding sequence ATGGCCACTATTCTCACCGTGTTTGGAACTGGCGAGGGACAGACCACAAAGATAGCTGACAGCATCACGGAGGAATTCAGAGGTCGCGGCCACGAGGCAACAACGGTGAACGTTGCGGAAATCGATCCCGAACTCGGTCTCGACGAGTTCGACGCTGTCTTGATCGGCGCGTCGGTTCACTATGGGAGACAACAGAAGTCGGTTAAGAAGTGGGTCAAAACGAACCGCGACGTACTGGTGAGAAAGCCGAACGGGTTCTTCCAAGTCTCCGGTGCGTCCGGGGCGAAGAATAACGAGGGGCACGCGGAGGCGACGGGGTATGTCGACAAGTTTATCGACGCCACGAACTGGCGGCCCGACAGAGTTGCCCTCTTCGGCGGCGCACTACGGTTCTCAGAGTACGGTTTTCTCAAGCGAGCGCTGCTGAAATTCATCGTGAGGAATCAGGAATTCGAGACGGATGAGTCAGGAGACGCCGAGCTCACCGACTGGGAATCGGTCGTGTCGTTTGCCGGTGAGTTCGCCGTGTTCGTTGAGGAGCGGCTGAGCGAGGCGGTCGAAGCAGACTGA
- a CDS encoding YdeI/OmpD-associated family protein gives MDPIFFDSRNEFRTWLEEHHDRAEVLWVGYYKVSADRSGIGYGESVEEALCFGWIDGLVRGIDDETYTRRFTPRRHDSKWSKANKERVEAMVETGKMNPAGMELVEAAKESGEWAAAYRLADDHEIPAELEAALRENETAWENFQNFSNTDQHAFIVAVEEAKTDETKQKRIARTVELAAQDLRAYDENNKRRL, from the coding sequence ATGGACCCGATATTCTTCGACTCTCGCAACGAGTTCCGTACCTGGCTGGAAGAGCACCACGACAGGGCCGAGGTGCTGTGGGTTGGCTACTACAAGGTCAGCGCCGACCGATCCGGTATCGGCTACGGCGAGTCGGTCGAGGAAGCGCTCTGCTTCGGGTGGATCGACGGCCTGGTTAGGGGCATCGACGACGAGACGTACACCCGTCGGTTCACGCCCAGGCGCCACGACAGCAAGTGGTCGAAAGCGAACAAGGAGCGGGTCGAAGCGATGGTCGAAACGGGGAAGATGAACCCGGCAGGAATGGAACTCGTCGAAGCGGCGAAGGAATCGGGCGAGTGGGCGGCTGCCTATCGGCTGGCCGACGACCACGAAATCCCGGCCGAACTTGAGGCGGCGCTGCGTGAGAACGAAACTGCTTGGGAGAACTTCCAGAACTTCTCGAACACTGACCAGCACGCTTTTATCGTGGCCGTTGAGGAGGCTAAGACGGACGAAACCAAGCAAAAGCGCATCGCACGAACGGTCGAACTTGCGGCGCAGGACCTCCGAGCATACGACGAGAACAACAAGCGGCGGCTGTGA
- a CDS encoding GtrA family protein — protein MTDRLSALLSGARFGKFASVGAVGAVFDLTVSSLLILFFGVVGEVAKLVGAEVAIVVMFIINDRWTFADAGSDHLTAKVRRFVKSNFVRSGGLVVQVVVVRLLREVPLTIPVAGVDLWQLIPLPIAIGASMFLNYVAESLFTWRIGGGSSHRDSR, from the coding sequence ATGACTGACCGTCTCTCTGCCCTCCTGTCTGGCGCCCGGTTCGGCAAGTTCGCGTCGGTGGGTGCCGTCGGCGCGGTGTTCGACCTCACCGTGAGCAGTTTGCTCATCCTCTTTTTCGGCGTCGTCGGCGAGGTGGCCAAACTCGTTGGCGCCGAAGTCGCAATCGTCGTGATGTTCATCATCAACGACCGCTGGACGTTCGCGGACGCGGGGTCTGACCACCTCACTGCGAAGGTTCGGCGATTCGTGAAGTCGAACTTCGTCAGGAGCGGTGGCCTCGTCGTGCAGGTGGTCGTCGTCCGACTCCTCAGAGAGGTTCCACTGACGATTCCCGTCGCTGGTGTGGACCTCTGGCAACTCATCCCGCTCCCCATCGCAATCGGCGCGTCGATGTTCTTGAACTACGTCGCTGAGAGCCTGTTCACGTGGCGGATTGGGGGAGGTTCGAGTCACCGTGACTCACGGTGA
- a CDS encoding glycosyltransferase — protein MSQSIGVVVPAYRPNPDRLIPYVHALVEEIDPEVVRVELDAPDSETLDALDVLPAVAVVNPVDARRGKGAAITAGFEALDTDILAFADADGSTPAESMARVVDAVLEGADLAVGSRRHPKATVASHQTVARRYLGDGFAWLARHLTDVPLYDYQCGAKALTASAWADVRTHLYEPGFAWDIELIAVSGAFNHRIAEVPVVWEDQPNSTVSPIDTSLKMARGLARSRHRARTIREDRIHEFIAARNDQRTLVEESSVEVTDD, from the coding sequence ATGTCGCAGTCTATCGGGGTCGTAGTTCCTGCCTATCGGCCGAACCCCGATCGTCTGATTCCGTACGTTCACGCCCTCGTCGAGGAGATCGACCCCGAGGTGGTCCGTGTCGAACTCGACGCACCGGATTCAGAGACCCTCGACGCACTCGATGTGCTCCCAGCGGTCGCTGTCGTGAACCCCGTCGATGCGCGCCGCGGGAAGGGCGCGGCCATCACCGCGGGGTTCGAAGCACTCGACACCGATATCCTCGCGTTCGCAGACGCCGATGGGAGCACCCCGGCCGAGTCGATGGCGAGGGTCGTCGACGCAGTCCTCGAAGGTGCTGACCTCGCAGTCGGGTCACGACGACACCCGAAGGCGACGGTTGCGTCCCACCAGACCGTCGCGCGTCGCTACCTCGGTGACGGATTCGCGTGGTTGGCGCGCCACCTCACCGACGTTCCGTTGTACGACTATCAGTGCGGTGCGAAGGCTCTCACCGCGTCCGCGTGGGCGGACGTGCGAACACACCTGTACGAACCGGGCTTCGCGTGGGATATCGAACTCATCGCCGTCTCGGGCGCGTTCAACCATCGTATCGCGGAAGTCCCGGTGGTCTGGGAGGACCAACCGAATTCGACCGTCTCGCCGATAGACACGAGTCTCAAGATGGCTCGTGGCCTCGCTCGCTCGCGTCACCGTGCGCGGACGATTCGAGAGGACAGAATCCACGAGTTCATCGCCGCCCGAAACGACCAGCGAACCCTCGTCGAGGAGTCCTCGGTAGAGGTCACGGATGACTGA
- a CDS encoding DUF2298 domain-containing protein — translation MEYALVVRWLVMFAALWAVGLPLSARLFRRLPGHGAGFTLPVSLVVVTLPVYYLGHVSFGPATLLVGLGVFVVASALSGLDRTALRRGEVRLASDLDIDTRAVAEAAAVFALAFFFAVGIRALDPAVHAGGGEKFLDFGLLQSLARASVLPPEDMWFAGESVRYYYGGHLVSILLAWLTGTEPEFAYNLALAGFFGFLVTAAFELGRGISVVTGSNGRLGGILSAFFVGFASNLVTAGRFLLRELPEDIQRQLAQFVAERSRYTVAQLLARPSEFSYWDASRIIPGTINEFPLFAWLNGDLHAHMMGTPFLLLAAGLAFAYFQTPEDAVRERRLLVGVTAVVGALQVVVDTWSFPSIFGVLFLGMVFAPARPWTLLPGRERLRALTQQSPVAEESARLVGTAAVVGVAGVVAVVLASPFLLSSVAGGGSTRTIEILGPVDRSGFGPLLLVHGAFIGAFALHYVQRLGSKQVLPVALGLVVLTAVAVVHSFAALALVVPFVVVGWVVLRLADTPRFDTVLIVAGAGLVALVELVFVNEQAGPGRMNTVFKTYMQVWVLWGSAMGPVLAGFVRDAADASDLSLPNVDFHVRSGAIRVVGVAVVVLLVASTSVYAGLAVADHAQGSPPEVTLDATAFAEWYHPDEATAITWLDENVEGTPTILTAPGTSWSATVDDKREHVMYAWRGNPESSLTGVPTVAGWAHEVGYRGPDAYYDRVRDVDAMYVGDESTRAHLIESYDVQYVWVGPGERARYGEIDTDVPWLTPVHRSGSVVVYEVEEARLP, via the coding sequence ATGGAGTACGCCCTCGTTGTCCGTTGGCTGGTGATGTTCGCGGCCCTCTGGGCAGTCGGTCTCCCGCTCTCGGCCCGACTGTTCCGCCGCCTCCCCGGCCACGGCGCTGGTTTCACACTCCCCGTATCGCTCGTCGTCGTGACCCTGCCGGTCTACTACCTCGGGCACGTCTCGTTCGGTCCCGCGACGCTCCTCGTCGGTCTCGGCGTCTTCGTCGTCGCCTCGGCACTGAGTGGCCTCGACAGGACTGCACTTCGTCGCGGTGAAGTCCGCCTCGCGTCCGACCTCGACATCGACACACGGGCAGTCGCCGAAGCCGCCGCAGTGTTCGCCCTCGCGTTCTTCTTCGCCGTGGGAATCCGCGCCCTCGACCCGGCAGTCCACGCTGGTGGGGGCGAGAAGTTCCTCGACTTCGGTCTCCTCCAGTCACTCGCTCGCGCCTCGGTCCTGCCGCCCGAAGACATGTGGTTCGCGGGCGAGTCGGTCCGCTACTACTACGGTGGCCACCTCGTGTCGATACTGCTTGCGTGGCTCACGGGAACCGAACCGGAGTTCGCCTACAACCTCGCACTCGCAGGGTTCTTCGGATTCCTCGTCACGGCAGCGTTCGAACTCGGGCGTGGCATCTCGGTCGTCACCGGTTCCAACGGACGCCTCGGTGGCATCCTCTCTGCGTTCTTCGTCGGCTTCGCCAGTAACCTCGTCACGGCGGGTCGCTTCCTGCTTCGCGAGCTCCCCGAGGACATCCAGCGACAACTCGCACAGTTCGTCGCCGAACGCTCACGGTACACCGTCGCCCAGCTCCTCGCGAGGCCGAGTGAGTTCTCGTACTGGGACGCGAGTCGCATCATTCCCGGGACGATAAACGAGTTCCCGCTGTTCGCGTGGCTCAACGGTGACTTGCACGCACACATGATGGGGACGCCGTTCTTGCTCCTCGCCGCTGGCCTCGCGTTCGCGTACTTCCAGACGCCCGAAGACGCAGTCCGTGAACGACGATTGCTCGTCGGCGTCACCGCCGTCGTCGGCGCACTGCAAGTCGTCGTCGACACGTGGAGTTTCCCGTCGATATTCGGCGTCCTCTTCCTCGGGATGGTCTTCGCACCGGCGCGTCCGTGGACGCTCCTCCCCGGCCGTGAGCGACTTCGAGCACTCACCCAACAGAGTCCAGTTGCCGAAGAGAGTGCCCGGCTCGTCGGAACTGCGGCCGTCGTCGGCGTCGCAGGCGTCGTCGCCGTCGTCCTCGCGAGTCCGTTCCTCCTCAGTAGCGTCGCGGGCGGTGGAAGCACCCGAACGATCGAGATTCTCGGGCCAGTCGACCGGAGTGGCTTCGGCCCCCTCCTCCTCGTTCACGGCGCGTTCATCGGTGCGTTCGCGCTCCACTATGTGCAACGACTGGGTTCGAAGCAAGTTCTTCCAGTCGCTCTCGGCCTCGTGGTGCTGACTGCTGTCGCGGTCGTCCACTCTTTCGCGGCCCTCGCACTCGTCGTTCCGTTCGTCGTCGTCGGATGGGTCGTACTCAGACTCGCCGACACCCCACGGTTCGATACGGTCCTCATCGTTGCGGGCGCGGGCCTCGTGGCACTCGTCGAACTCGTCTTCGTGAACGAACAGGCCGGGCCGGGGCGGATGAACACGGTGTTCAAGACGTACATGCAGGTGTGGGTCCTCTGGGGGAGCGCGATGGGCCCCGTTCTCGCAGGATTCGTCCGCGACGCGGCCGACGCGAGCGACCTGTCGCTCCCGAACGTCGACTTCCACGTCCGTTCGGGCGCGATTCGAGTCGTCGGCGTCGCCGTCGTCGTCCTGCTCGTCGCCTCCACGTCCGTCTACGCCGGCCTCGCCGTCGCAGACCACGCGCAAGGTTCACCTCCCGAAGTGACGCTCGACGCGACGGCGTTCGCCGAGTGGTACCACCCGGACGAGGCGACGGCGATAACGTGGCTCGACGAGAATGTCGAAGGCACCCCGACCATCCTCACCGCACCCGGAACGTCGTGGTCCGCGACAGTCGACGACAAACGAGAGCACGTCATGTACGCGTGGCGCGGGAATCCCGAGTCGAGTCTCACGGGCGTCCCAACCGTGGCGGGGTGGGCACACGAAGTCGGCTACCGCGGACCCGACGCGTACTACGACCGGGTTCGAGACGTCGACGCCATGTACGTCGGCGACGAATCGACGCGGGCCCATCTCATCGAATCGTACGACGTGCAGTACGTCTGGGTCGGGCCGGGCGAGCGCGCACGCTACGGAGAGATAGACACCGACGTCCCGTGGTTGACGCCGGTGCACCGCTCTGGGTCGGTTGTGGTCTACGAAGTAGAAGAAGCGAGGCTACCTTAG
- a CDS encoding HAH_0734 family protein, with translation MKKLIIHGDPGIRRDAVINYDGEEYICFAIDRQGDWHGPDRVQLWCTIGTEDEREAFEKREFVPHWLDTEGVDAEAIEVVRKSGQAA, from the coding sequence ATGAAGAAGCTCATCATCCACGGCGACCCCGGTATTCGGCGCGACGCCGTCATCAACTACGACGGCGAAGAGTACATCTGCTTCGCGATCGACCGCCAGGGCGACTGGCACGGTCCGGACCGCGTCCAACTGTGGTGCACCATCGGGACCGAAGACGAGCGCGAAGCGTTCGAGAAGCGCGAGTTCGTCCCTCACTGGCTCGACACCGAGGGCGTCGACGCCGAGGCTATCGAGGTCGTTCGAAAGAGCGGCCAGGCCGCCTAA
- a CDS encoding 50S ribosomal protein L44e, whose translation MQMPRRFNTYCPNCKGHHEHEVEKVRKGRPTGMKWNARQTRRGKATIGNAGKFSKVPGGDKPTKKTHLKYICSDCGKAHMRKGWRAGRLEFQE comes from the coding sequence ATGCAGATGCCACGCCGTTTCAACACGTATTGCCCCAACTGTAAGGGTCACCACGAGCACGAAGTCGAGAAAGTCCGGAAGGGTCGTCCGACCGGAATGAAGTGGAACGCCCGCCAGACCCGACGCGGAAAGGCGACCATCGGTAACGCCGGTAAGTTCTCCAAGGTTCCCGGTGGAGACAAGCCGACGAAGAAGACCCACCTGAAGTACATCTGCTCGGACTGCGGGAAGGCCCACATGCGCAAGGGCTGGCGAGCAGGCCGTCTCGAATTCCAGGAGTAA
- a CDS encoding 30S ribosomal protein S27e, producing MAGNFYKVACSDCENEQIVFGKASSVVNCAVCGTTLATPTGGNAEFHGEVVETVERRDSDELEA from the coding sequence ATGGCAGGAAATTTCTACAAAGTCGCTTGCAGTGACTGTGAGAACGAACAGATCGTCTTCGGAAAGGCCTCCTCGGTCGTCAACTGTGCCGTCTGTGGCACGACCCTCGCGACCCCGACCGGTGGCAACGCCGAGTTCCACGGCGAGGTCGTCGAGACGGTCGAGCGTCGCGACAGCGACGAACTTGAGGCGTAA
- a CDS encoding translation initiation factor IF-2 subunit alpha, which translates to MKYSGWPDSGELVVGKVDEITDFGVFVDLEEYEDKRGLCHISEVASGWIKNVRDHVREGQTVVAKVLDVNESSQQIDLSIKDVNEHQRKEKIQEWKNEQKADKWMALAFGEDISDEQYGAVANALLAEFETLYDSFEQAAIHGTEALEDVDLDDDEIEVIVDTARQNVSVPYVNVTGYVDLRSPAGTGVDDVKEALKAAEGDGEVSDEIELTVTYVGAPEYRIKVKAPDYKTAESELDASVARAREAIEAAGGTASYHRERSGDDE; encoded by the coding sequence ATGAAGTACAGCGGATGGCCTGACTCCGGCGAACTCGTCGTCGGAAAGGTAGACGAAATTACGGACTTCGGTGTCTTCGTCGACCTCGAAGAGTACGAAGACAAGCGTGGGCTTTGCCACATCAGCGAAGTCGCCAGCGGATGGATCAAGAACGTCCGCGACCACGTCCGCGAGGGACAGACCGTCGTCGCCAAGGTGCTCGACGTCAACGAGAGTTCGCAGCAGATCGACCTCTCTATCAAGGACGTCAACGAGCACCAGCGCAAAGAGAAGATTCAGGAGTGGAAGAACGAGCAGAAGGCTGACAAGTGGATGGCCCTCGCATTCGGCGAGGACATCTCCGACGAGCAGTACGGCGCAGTTGCGAACGCGCTGCTCGCCGAGTTCGAGACACTCTACGACAGCTTCGAGCAGGCCGCGATCCACGGCACCGAAGCACTCGAAGACGTCGACCTCGACGACGACGAAATCGAAGTCATCGTCGACACCGCACGACAGAACGTCTCGGTGCCGTACGTCAACGTCACCGGCTACGTCGACCTCCGCTCGCCAGCAGGCACCGGCGTCGACGACGTCAAGGAGGCCCTGAAGGCCGCCGAAGGCGACGGTGAAGTCAGCGACGAAATCGAACTGACGGTCACGTACGTCGGTGCGCCCGAATACCGCATCAAGGTGAAGGCACCCGACTACAAGACCGCCGAATCGGAACTCGACGCGAGTGTCGCCCGTGCCCGCGAAGCCATCGAAGCGGCCGGAGGCACTGCATCGTACCACCGCGAACGAAGCGGCGACGACGAGTAA
- a CDS encoding RNA-protein complex protein Nop10: MKSDIRVCSAWHDRHNRPVYTLSSTCPECGAPTENSAPAPYNPDDTYGDYRRARKRRRAEE, translated from the coding sequence ATGAAATCTGACATCCGGGTGTGTAGCGCGTGGCACGACCGCCACAACCGCCCGGTGTACACACTTTCTTCTACGTGTCCAGAGTGTGGCGCACCCACAGAGAACAGCGCGCCCGCACCGTACAACCCCGACGACACGTACGGCGACTACCGCCGTGCGCGCAAGCGTCGGCGTGCCGAGGAGTAG
- a CDS encoding proteasome assembly chaperone family protein: MDDIEIEAVAEVDLSDPVLIEGLPGVGNVGKLAVEHLLEEFEEATLVRRIYADVFPPQVTLESGVAELTHAEVHAVETPGEGPDLLLLTGDHQAQSNEGHYHLTDTFLDIAEEFGADRLFALGGVPTGELVDEPSVLGAVTNESQVEELEDVGVEFRDGEPAGGIVGVSGLLLGLGGRRGFTAACLMGETSGYLVDPQSAQVVIEVLQELLDFSVDFEALEDRAEEMKEVAAKIQEMQQQQQQSIPSDDDLRYIG, encoded by the coding sequence ATGGACGACATCGAAATCGAGGCTGTCGCAGAGGTTGACCTCTCCGACCCCGTCCTCATCGAGGGGCTTCCGGGTGTCGGAAACGTCGGGAAGCTCGCCGTCGAGCACCTGCTCGAAGAGTTCGAAGAGGCCACGCTGGTCCGTCGAATCTACGCCGACGTGTTCCCGCCACAGGTGACGCTCGAATCGGGCGTCGCCGAGTTGACGCACGCAGAAGTGCACGCCGTCGAGACGCCGGGCGAGGGTCCAGACTTGCTCTTGCTCACCGGCGACCACCAGGCGCAGTCGAACGAGGGTCACTACCACCTCACAGACACCTTCCTCGACATCGCCGAGGAGTTCGGTGCAGACCGACTGTTCGCACTGGGCGGCGTCCCCACCGGCGAACTCGTCGACGAACCGTCGGTCCTCGGTGCCGTCACCAATGAGTCACAGGTGGAAGAACTCGAAGACGTCGGCGTCGAGTTCCGCGACGGCGAACCCGCTGGCGGCATCGTCGGCGTCTCCGGCCTCCTCCTCGGACTCGGCGGCCGGCGTGGGTTCACTGCAGCGTGTCTGATGGGCGAGACGAGTGGCTATCTCGTCGACCCACAGAGCGCACAGGTCGTCATCGAAGTCCTCCAAGAGCTCCTCGACTTCAGCGTCGACTTCGAAGCCCTCGAAGACCGGGCAGAAGAGATGAAAGAAGTCGCCGCGAAGATTCAGGAGATGCAACAGCAACAACAACAGAGCATTCCGAGCGACGACGACCTGCGGTACATCGGCTAA
- a CDS encoding PhzF family phenazine biosynthesis protein: MDRRRALLVDAFTTEPLSGNVAGVVPDADGLDAEQMRAVAAELGASETAFVCSSGSADRRIRYFTPTQEIDLCGHATIAAHAHLAAERAIEPGTHTLETNVGTLDIEIGELGEVWMTQDAPTIQQLDVDYDRIAEMLGVDVAALRDVGADLPIALASTGLPFVVVPVNFLEHLSAATPDFDAIDEFAAEYDAAGIYAFTFDTIDGDSTLHARCFAPGVGIPEDPATGTASGACGAYLRQMGAFDSVPDELRFEQGHFVDRPSLVRVTVDERIQVGGRAVQSLDGELAVPEFEADDIIEA; this comes from the coding sequence ATGGACCGACGCCGCGCCCTCCTCGTCGACGCGTTTACGACCGAACCACTGTCCGGTAACGTCGCCGGTGTCGTCCCCGACGCCGACGGACTGGACGCGGAACAGATGCGCGCAGTCGCAGCCGAACTCGGTGCGAGCGAGACGGCGTTCGTCTGCTCGTCGGGCAGTGCAGACCGCCGAATCCGCTACTTCACGCCGACTCAGGAGATTGACCTCTGTGGTCACGCGACGATTGCAGCGCACGCCCATCTCGCCGCCGAGCGCGCCATCGAACCGGGAACTCACACGCTCGAAACGAACGTGGGGACACTCGATATCGAGATCGGAGAACTCGGTGAGGTCTGGATGACACAGGACGCACCGACGATACAACAGCTCGACGTCGACTACGACCGAATCGCGGAAATGCTCGGTGTCGACGTCGCTGCACTCCGTGACGTGGGCGCCGACTTACCCATCGCCCTCGCATCGACGGGGCTTCCGTTCGTGGTTGTTCCGGTGAACTTCCTCGAACACCTCTCTGCCGCGACTCCCGACTTCGATGCCATCGACGAGTTCGCCGCAGAATACGACGCCGCGGGCATCTACGCGTTCACGTTCGATACCATCGACGGTGACTCGACGCTCCACGCCCGCTGTTTCGCACCGGGTGTCGGCATCCCCGAAGACCCCGCCACTGGCACTGCGAGTGGTGCGTGCGGTGCGTACCTCCGACAGATGGGTGCGTTCGATTCGGTTCCTGACGAACTTCGGTTCGAACAGGGCCACTTCGTCGACCGACCGAGTCTCGTCCGCGTCACCGTCGACGAGCGGATTCAGGTCGGTGGCCGGGCGGTGCAGTCGCTCGATGGTGAACTCGCCGTCCCCGAATTCGAAGCGGACGACATCATCGAGGCCTGA
- a CDS encoding DUF7563 family protein: protein MHTCGNCGEFVSRDFVRVFGNDMDEVVGCPSCMNMREVMQGNGAAAQSSRVRWTRA from the coding sequence ATGCACACGTGTGGTAACTGTGGTGAGTTCGTGTCCCGTGACTTCGTTCGCGTCTTCGGCAACGATATGGACGAAGTCGTCGGTTGTCCATCCTGTATGAACATGCGAGAGGTGATGCAGGGGAACGGTGCGGCCGCGCAGTCGAGCCGTGTCCGTTGGACTCGCGCGTAA
- a CDS encoding phosphoribosyltransferase, translating to MGDLPDEFKCTITNWEYIYGLCRDVSDEVKSSEFEPEVIVALARGGWFAGRCICDFVGLDDLTSLKMEHYVGTAQKSNEPEVRYPMPEGSVEGKDVLIIDDIADTGGSIKHAYEYVTDRNAGEVRTATLQLLQTSEFEPDYVGERLEEWAWVVYPWNFIEDMIDLISGVMSKADEETFELDDIRHYLAEFHDVDRIEMEIAQPDRMQEVIAEMERRNVVESAGDGAWRLLENDGVGA from the coding sequence ATGGGCGATCTCCCCGACGAATTTAAGTGCACCATCACAAACTGGGAGTACATCTACGGACTCTGTCGTGACGTCTCGGACGAAGTCAAGTCGTCCGAGTTCGAACCCGAAGTCATCGTCGCGCTGGCACGCGGCGGTTGGTTTGCGGGGCGCTGTATCTGCGACTTCGTTGGGCTCGACGACCTGACGAGTCTCAAGATGGAACACTACGTCGGTACTGCCCAGAAGTCGAACGAACCAGAAGTACGCTACCCAATGCCAGAGGGAAGCGTCGAAGGCAAAGACGTACTCATCATCGACGACATCGCCGACACCGGCGGGTCTATCAAACACGCCTACGAGTACGTGACCGACCGAAACGCGGGCGAAGTCCGTACCGCGACGCTCCAACTGCTCCAGACGAGTGAGTTCGAACCCGACTACGTCGGCGAGCGTCTCGAAGAGTGGGCGTGGGTCGTCTACCCGTGGAACTTCATCGAGGACATGATCGACCTCATCTCTGGTGTCATGTCGAAAGCCGACGAAGAGACGTTCGAGTTGGACGACATTCGTCACTACCTCGCAGAGTTCCACGACGTCGACCGTATCGAGATGGAGATTGCCCAACCCGACCGGATGCAGGAAGTCATCGCGGAGATGGAGCGACGCAACGTCGTCGAATCTGCTGGCGACGGTGCGTGGCGTCTCCTCGAAAACGACGGCGTCGGCGCCTAA
- a CDS encoding AEC family transporter, with the protein MSLLSIFVTALLPILAIGAVGFVLGRTRDIDPDPLNTVTVYVLAPALVFYSLATTELAGATLATLTAGVVVYHVVMILVAGGLARLAGLSEPLLGALVLVSAFPNSGNYGIPVSSFAFGDTGRSTAVVYLAVQGVLIYTLGVYIASRGSSGGSDDTPSWRVGLGRVLRIPLVYAVVAALVVRWLGVVPPTDIAAMQTLKLVGDSSIPIMLLILGIQLAGADLGSTLREVGLVAGLKMVVAPAIAVGIVLVAGFGDPVVARTFVLESAMPAAVTPLILVGEFGDTSGSTVNLGEFVSAAVFATTLLSVPILSVLIFLLDAGLVV; encoded by the coding sequence ATGTCGCTTCTGTCTATCTTTGTCACAGCCCTGTTGCCAATCCTCGCTATCGGTGCGGTGGGGTTCGTCTTGGGGCGGACCCGCGACATCGACCCGGACCCACTCAACACCGTGACGGTGTACGTTCTCGCGCCTGCGCTCGTGTTCTATAGCCTCGCGACGACCGAACTCGCCGGCGCGACGTTGGCGACGCTCACGGCCGGTGTCGTCGTCTACCACGTGGTGATGATTCTCGTCGCTGGGGGCCTCGCTCGACTCGCCGGCCTCTCAGAACCGCTCCTCGGTGCGCTCGTTCTCGTCTCTGCCTTCCCGAACTCCGGGAACTACGGCATCCCCGTCTCCTCGTTCGCCTTCGGCGACACGGGTCGGTCGACCGCCGTCGTCTACCTCGCAGTGCAGGGCGTGCTCATCTACACGCTCGGCGTCTATATCGCTAGTCGGGGGTCGTCCGGCGGTAGCGACGACACACCGAGTTGGCGCGTCGGACTCGGGCGGGTGCTCCGTATCCCGCTCGTGTACGCCGTCGTCGCTGCACTCGTCGTCCGGTGGCTCGGTGTCGTTCCGCCGACTGACATCGCCGCGATGCAGACGCTCAAACTCGTCGGCGACTCGTCGATTCCAATCATGCTCCTCATCCTCGGCATTCAACTCGCAGGTGCAGACCTCGGGTCCACGCTCAGAGAGGTCGGACTCGTCGCGGGCCTGAAGATGGTCGTCGCCCCTGCAATCGCCGTTGGAATCGTCCTCGTCGCTGGGTTCGGTGACCCCGTCGTCGCGCGGACGTTCGTCCTCGAATCTGCGATGCCCGCTGCGGTGACGCCGCTCATCCTCGTCGGCGAGTTCGGAGACACGAGCGGGTCGACAGTCAATCTCGGTGAGTTCGTCTCCGCCGCCGTCTTCGCGACGACGCTCCTGAGCGTCCCGATACTCTCAGTTCTCATCTTCCTCCTGGACGCCGGCCTCGTCGTGTAA